A genome region from Mycolicibacterium litorale includes the following:
- a CDS encoding electron transfer flavoprotein subunit beta/FixA family protein: MTNIVVLIKQVPDTWSERKLSEGDWTLDREAADAVLDEINERAVEEALLIKEKEAANGVEGTVTVLTAGPERATEAIRKALSMGADKAVHLVDEGLHGSDMVQTGWALARALGAIEGTELVIAGNEATDGAGGAVPAIIAEYLGLPQLTHMRKVTVEDGKVTGERETDDGVFTLEAPLPAVVSVNEKINEPRFPSFKGIMAAKKKEVTTLTLAEIGVEPDEVGVANAGSKVLSSTPKPPKTAGEKVTDEGEGGSKVAEYLVAQKII, encoded by the coding sequence ATGACGAACATCGTGGTCCTGATCAAACAGGTCCCTGACACCTGGTCCGAGCGCAAGCTGTCCGAAGGCGACTGGACGTTGGACCGGGAAGCCGCCGACGCCGTGCTCGACGAGATCAACGAACGCGCCGTCGAAGAGGCGCTGCTCATCAAGGAGAAGGAAGCCGCCAACGGCGTCGAGGGCACGGTCACCGTGCTGACCGCCGGCCCGGAGCGGGCCACCGAGGCGATCCGCAAGGCGCTGTCGATGGGCGCCGACAAGGCCGTGCACCTCGTCGACGAGGGACTGCACGGCTCCGACATGGTGCAGACCGGGTGGGCGCTCGCCCGCGCGCTGGGCGCCATCGAGGGCACCGAACTGGTCATCGCCGGTAACGAGGCCACCGACGGTGCGGGCGGCGCGGTGCCGGCCATCATCGCCGAGTACCTCGGCCTGCCGCAGCTGACCCACATGCGCAAGGTCACCGTCGAGGACGGCAAGGTCACCGGTGAGCGCGAGACCGACGACGGTGTGTTCACCCTCGAGGCGCCGCTGCCCGCCGTGGTCAGCGTGAACGAGAAGATCAACGAGCCGCGCTTCCCGTCCTTCAAGGGCATCATGGCCGCCAAGAAGAAGGAAGTCACCACGCTCACCCTGGCCGAGATCGGTGTCGAGCCCGACGAGGTCGGTGTCGCCAACGCCGGTTCCAAGGTGCTGTCGTCGACCCCGAAGCCGCCGAAGACCGCGGGCGAGAAGGTCACCGACGAAGGCGAGGGCGGCAGCAAGGTCGCCGAGTACCTGGTCGCCCAAAAAATCATCTAA
- a CDS encoding class I SAM-dependent methyltransferase — MSAFVTGPRGGGDETLPLTGERTIPGLAEENYWFRRHEVVYAHLADRCAGRDVLEAGCGEGYGADLIAGVARRVIALDYDEATVAHVRARYPRVDVHHGNLAALPLADASVDVVVNFQVIEHLWDQPQFVSECLRVLRPGGLLLMSTPNRITFSPGRDTPVNPFHTRELNADELTALLTDAGFDMEAMLGVFHGPGLRALDARHGGSIIDAQIARAVADAPWPQDLLDDVAAVRIDDFELTSERDIDDSLDLVAIAVRP, encoded by the coding sequence ATGAGCGCATTCGTTACCGGGCCGCGTGGAGGCGGCGACGAAACCCTCCCCCTCACCGGCGAGCGGACGATTCCGGGGCTGGCCGAAGAGAACTACTGGTTCCGCAGGCATGAGGTCGTCTACGCCCACCTTGCCGACCGGTGCGCCGGACGCGATGTCCTCGAGGCCGGATGCGGCGAGGGCTACGGCGCCGATCTGATCGCCGGCGTCGCCCGGCGGGTGATCGCGCTCGACTACGACGAGGCGACCGTCGCGCACGTGCGCGCCCGTTATCCGCGGGTGGACGTGCACCACGGCAACCTCGCCGCGCTGCCCCTGGCCGACGCATCGGTCGACGTGGTGGTGAACTTCCAGGTCATCGAACACCTGTGGGACCAACCGCAATTCGTGAGCGAATGCCTCCGGGTGCTGCGGCCCGGGGGCCTGTTGCTGATGTCGACGCCGAACCGGATCACGTTCTCCCCCGGCCGCGACACCCCGGTCAACCCGTTCCACACCCGTGAACTGAACGCGGACGAACTGACCGCACTGCTCACCGACGCGGGCTTCGACATGGAGGCGATGCTCGGGGTGTTCCACGGCCCGGGCCTGCGCGCACTGGACGCCAGGCACGGCGGTTCGATCATCGACGCGCAGATCGCCCGCGCCGTGGCCGACGCCCCGTGGCCGCAGGACCTCCTCGACGACGTGGCGGCGGTGCGCATCGACGACTTCGAGCTGACGTCTGAGCGTGACATCGACGACAGCCTCGATCTGGTCGCGATCGCGGTGCGACCGTGA
- a CDS encoding nitroreductase, translated as MTDPGGTLSAVVHGRRSIRMFLRDKPVPRELLTESLELAMRAPSNSNIQPWRLFLASGRRRDRLVEALLEQATRGYPATVGLPESFAELRREVGKMVYGAMGIARGDREARRIAQLRNWEYFRAPVAGAVCVHRDLGPVDSMSVGMFLQTLMLALTERGIGSCAQVSIAHFPDVVREHLEIPDELTVLCGLAIGYPDPDFAANHLDTPRNPVEANVVFRED; from the coding sequence ATGACGGATCCCGGCGGCACGCTGAGCGCCGTGGTGCACGGACGCCGGTCGATTCGCATGTTCCTGCGTGACAAACCGGTTCCCCGTGAGTTGCTGACGGAATCGCTCGAACTCGCCATGCGCGCCCCGTCCAACTCGAACATCCAGCCGTGGCGGCTGTTCCTGGCCTCCGGCCGGCGCAGGGACCGACTGGTCGAGGCGCTGCTGGAGCAGGCGACGCGGGGTTACCCCGCCACCGTCGGACTGCCCGAGAGTTTCGCGGAGCTGCGCAGGGAGGTCGGCAAGATGGTCTACGGCGCGATGGGGATCGCGCGCGGTGACCGCGAGGCGAGGCGGATCGCTCAACTGCGCAACTGGGAGTACTTCCGCGCGCCCGTCGCCGGTGCGGTGTGTGTGCACCGCGACCTCGGGCCGGTGGACAGCATGAGTGTGGGGATGTTCCTGCAGACGCTGATGCTGGCGTTGACCGAGCGCGGGATCGGCAGCTGTGCGCAGGTGTCCATCGCCCATTTCCCCGACGTCGTCCGGGAACACCTGGAGATCCCGGACGAATTGACCGTGTTGTGCGGACTGGCCATCGGCTACCCCGACCCGGACTTCGCCGCCAACCACCTCGACACGCCGCGCAACCCGGTCGAGGCCAACGTGGTGTTCCGCGAGGACTGA
- a CDS encoding glycosyltransferase family 4 protein, producing the protein MKILLVSWEYPPVVIGGLGRHVHHIATALAAAGHEVVVLSRRPSDTDPSTHPTTDEISEGVRVIAAAHDPHEFDFGTDMMAWILAMGHAMIRAGLAVKDHGRPWRPDVVHAHDWLVAHPAITLAEFFDVPLVSTIHATEAGRHSGWVSGPISRQVHAVESWLVRESDSLITCSASMRDEITTLFGPNLPDIRVIRNGIEAGRWPFARRRPRSGPAHLLYLGRLEYEKGVHDLIAALPRIRRAHPGTTLTIAGDGTQLDWLIEQTRKHKVRKAVSFAGRLDHDGLVDMLHSADAAVLPSHYEPFGIVALEAAATGTPLVTSTAGGLGEAVIDGVTGMSFPPRDIAALAAAVRVVLDDPAAAQQRAVAARERLTSDFDWGTVAAETSQVYLAAKRREREPHPRLPIVERALPDRS; encoded by the coding sequence GTGAAGATCCTCCTGGTGTCGTGGGAATACCCGCCGGTGGTCATCGGCGGACTCGGCCGGCACGTCCACCACATCGCCACCGCGCTCGCCGCGGCCGGCCACGAGGTCGTCGTGCTCAGCCGCAGGCCGTCTGACACCGACCCCAGCACGCACCCCACCACCGACGAGATCAGCGAGGGCGTACGGGTGATCGCCGCCGCCCACGATCCGCATGAATTCGATTTCGGCACCGACATGATGGCCTGGATCCTGGCCATGGGCCACGCCATGATCAGGGCCGGCCTGGCCGTCAAGGACCACGGCCGGCCGTGGCGTCCCGACGTGGTGCACGCCCATGACTGGCTGGTCGCCCATCCGGCGATCACGCTGGCCGAATTCTTCGACGTTCCGCTGGTGTCCACCATCCACGCCACCGAGGCGGGCAGGCACTCGGGCTGGGTGTCCGGTCCGATCAGCCGCCAGGTGCACGCGGTCGAGTCGTGGCTGGTGCGTGAATCCGATTCGCTCATCACGTGTTCGGCGTCGATGCGCGACGAGATCACCACGCTGTTCGGCCCGAACCTGCCCGACATCCGGGTCATCCGCAACGGGATCGAGGCGGGGCGCTGGCCGTTCGCACGCCGCAGACCCCGCAGCGGGCCCGCCCACCTGCTCTACCTCGGCCGCCTGGAGTACGAGAAAGGAGTGCACGACCTGATCGCCGCGCTCCCCCGCATCCGGCGGGCCCACCCCGGCACCACCCTGACGATCGCCGGCGACGGCACCCAGCTGGACTGGTTGATCGAGCAGACGCGAAAACACAAGGTGCGCAAGGCCGTCTCGTTCGCCGGGCGGCTGGACCACGACGGACTCGTCGACATGCTGCACTCCGCCGACGCCGCGGTGCTGCCCAGCCACTACGAGCCGTTCGGCATCGTCGCGCTGGAGGCCGCCGCGACGGGCACACCGCTGGTGACCTCCACGGCGGGCGGCCTCGGTGAAGCGGTGATCGACGGGGTGACCGGAATGTCGTTCCCGCCGCGCGACATCGCCGCCCTGGCCGCGGCCGTACGCGTCGTACTGGACGATCCGGCCGCCGCCCAGCAGCGCGCGGTCGCCGCACGCGAACGGCTCACCTCGGACTTCGACTGGGGCACCGTCGCGGCCGAGACCTCTCAGGTGTATCTGGCCGCCAAACGCCGTGAGCGCGAACCGCATCCGCGGCTCCCGATCGTCGAGCGGGCGCTGCCCGACCGCTCGTGA
- a CDS encoding electron transfer flavoprotein subunit alpha/FixB family protein gives MAEVLVLVEHAEGALKKVTSELITAARPLGEPAAVVVGKPGTAEPLVEGLKAAGAAKIYVAESEDAENYLITPQVDVLAALAEENSPAAVLLAASADGKEIAGRLAARIGSGVLTDVIEVKEGGKATHSIFGGAYTVEAEVTGDTPVITVRAGAIDAEPADGAGEVVNVEVPAQAETATKITKREPAVAGDRPELTEATVVVSGGRGVGSAENFSIVEELADALGGAVGASRAAVDSGYYPGQFQVGQTGKTVSPQLYIALGISGAIQHRAGMQTSKTIIAVNKDEEAPIFEISDLGIVGDLFKVTPQLTEKVKARKG, from the coding sequence ATGGCTGAAGTACTCGTGCTCGTCGAGCATGCAGAAGGTGCACTGAAGAAGGTCACCAGCGAGTTGATCACCGCCGCGCGCCCCCTGGGTGAGCCCGCCGCCGTCGTGGTGGGCAAGCCGGGCACCGCTGAGCCGCTGGTCGAGGGACTCAAGGCGGCCGGCGCCGCCAAGATCTACGTTGCCGAATCCGAGGATGCGGAGAACTACCTCATCACCCCGCAGGTCGACGTGCTCGCCGCGCTGGCCGAGGAGAACAGCCCTGCGGCTGTGCTGCTGGCCGCCTCCGCGGACGGCAAGGAGATCGCCGGGCGGCTCGCGGCCCGTATCGGGTCGGGTGTGCTGACCGACGTCATCGAGGTCAAGGAGGGCGGCAAGGCCACCCACTCGATCTTCGGTGGCGCCTACACCGTCGAGGCCGAGGTCACCGGTGACACCCCGGTGATCACCGTGCGCGCAGGCGCGATCGACGCCGAGCCCGCCGACGGTGCCGGCGAGGTCGTCAACGTCGAGGTGCCGGCGCAGGCCGAGACCGCGACGAAGATCACCAAGCGGGAGCCCGCCGTCGCCGGCGACCGCCCGGAGCTCACCGAGGCGACCGTCGTCGTCTCGGGCGGCCGCGGTGTGGGCAGCGCGGAGAACTTCTCGATCGTCGAGGAGCTCGCCGATGCGCTTGGCGGTGCGGTCGGCGCGTCGCGTGCGGCGGTCGACTCGGGCTACTACCCGGGTCAGTTCCAGGTCGGCCAGACCGGAAAGACCGTCTCGCCGCAGCTGTACATCGCGCTGGGCATCTCCGGTGCGATCCAGCACCGCGCCGGTATGCAGACGTCGAAGACGATCATCGCGGTGAACAAGGACGAAGAGGCGCCGATCTTCGAGATCAGCGACCTCGGCATCGTCGGCGACCTGTTCAAGGTCACCCCGCAGCTCACCGAGAAGGTCAAGGCGCGCAAGGGCTGA
- a CDS encoding 1,4-alpha-glucan branching protein domain-containing protein, whose translation MTDEATQGTPVPGLFTLVLHTHLPWLAHHGRWPVGEEWLYQSWSASYLPLLRVLRTLAAEGRSHLLTLGMTPVVTAQLDDPYCLTGMHSWLANWQLRALEAATLRTSSDTTPACTPEALRAFGARELSEAERALDEFATLWRHGGSPLLRELIDARAVELLGGPLAHPFQPLLNPRLREFALREGLADAGQRFAHTPRGIWAPECAYAPGMEADYAAAGVGHFMVDGPSLHGDTALGRPVGDSGVVAFGRDLQVSYRVWSPKSGYPGHAAYRDFHTYDHVTGLKPARVTGRNVPSSAKAPYDQDRADAAVDAHVADFVQVVRRRMIDESERIGRPAHVVAAFDTELFGHWWYEGPEWLARVLRALPEAGVRVGTLGDAVDDGFVGASVDLPPSSWGSGKDWQVWAGEQVTDFVRLNSEVVDTALSTVDKALTQHASVGTPTPRDTVADQILRETLLTVSSDWPFMVSKNSAADYARYRAHLHAHATREIADALAAGRREQAQRLADGWNRADGLFGALDARRLPR comes from the coding sequence GTGACCGACGAGGCGACCCAGGGCACCCCGGTTCCGGGGCTGTTCACCCTCGTCCTGCACACGCACCTGCCGTGGCTGGCGCACCACGGCCGCTGGCCGGTCGGCGAGGAGTGGCTCTACCAGTCCTGGTCGGCCTCGTACCTGCCGCTGTTGCGGGTGCTGCGCACGCTGGCCGCCGAAGGCCGCAGTCACCTGCTCACGCTCGGCATGACCCCCGTCGTGACCGCCCAGCTCGACGATCCCTACTGCCTGACCGGGATGCACAGCTGGCTGGCGAACTGGCAGCTGCGTGCGCTGGAGGCGGCGACCCTGCGCACCTCGTCCGACACCACACCGGCGTGCACACCGGAGGCGCTGCGGGCCTTCGGCGCACGTGAACTGAGCGAGGCCGAGCGGGCGCTCGACGAGTTCGCGACGCTGTGGCGCCACGGCGGTAGCCCGCTGTTGCGGGAACTCATCGACGCCCGGGCCGTCGAGTTGCTCGGCGGCCCGCTGGCGCATCCGTTCCAGCCGCTGCTCAACCCGAGGCTGCGGGAGTTCGCGCTTCGCGAGGGGCTCGCCGACGCGGGCCAGCGCTTCGCCCACACCCCACGCGGCATCTGGGCTCCGGAGTGCGCGTACGCGCCGGGTATGGAGGCCGACTACGCCGCGGCCGGGGTCGGCCACTTCATGGTCGACGGTCCGTCGCTGCACGGCGACACCGCGCTCGGGCGGCCCGTCGGCGACTCCGGGGTGGTCGCGTTCGGGCGCGACCTGCAGGTCAGCTACCGGGTGTGGTCGCCGAAGTCCGGATACCCCGGCCACGCGGCCTACCGCGACTTCCACACCTACGACCACGTCACCGGGCTGAAGCCCGCGCGCGTCACGGGCCGCAACGTGCCGTCCTCCGCGAAGGCGCCCTACGACCAGGACCGCGCCGATGCCGCCGTCGACGCCCACGTCGCCGACTTCGTGCAGGTGGTCCGGCGGCGGATGATCGACGAGAGTGAGCGCATCGGCCGACCCGCGCACGTCGTCGCCGCATTCGACACCGAACTGTTCGGCCACTGGTGGTACGAGGGACCCGAATGGCTGGCGCGGGTGCTGCGCGCGCTGCCTGAGGCGGGCGTGCGGGTCGGCACGCTCGGCGACGCCGTCGACGACGGATTCGTCGGCGCCTCAGTCGATCTGCCGCCCAGTTCGTGGGGGTCGGGCAAGGACTGGCAGGTGTGGGCCGGCGAGCAGGTCACCGACTTCGTCCGACTCAACTCCGAGGTCGTCGACACCGCCCTGAGCACGGTGGACAAGGCCCTCACCCAGCACGCATCGGTGGGCACACCGACGCCGCGAGACACCGTCGCCGACCAGATCCTGCGCGAGACGCTGCTGACGGTGTCCAGCGACTGGCCGTTCATGGTGAGCAAGAACTCCGCTGCGGACTACGCCCGCTACCGCGCCCACCTGCACGCGCACGCCACCCGCGAGATCGCCGACGCGCTGGCCGCCGGCCGGCGCGAACAGGCCCAGCGTCTCGCCGACGGCTGGAACCGCGCCGACGGCCTGTTCGGTGCGCTCGACGCCCGGCGGCTGCCCCGGTGA
- the mnmA gene encoding tRNA 2-thiouridine(34) synthase MnmA, producing the protein MRVLVAMSGGVDSSVAAARMVDAGHDVVGVHLALSATPGTLRTGSRGCCSKEDAGDARRVADVLDIPFYVWDFADRFKADVIDDFVASYERGETPNPCVRCNEKIKFSALAGRALALGFDALATGHYARLADGRLRRAVDHDKDQSYVLGVLTAEQLRHAVFPIGDTPKAQIRAEAAQRGLAVADKPDSHDICFIPSGDTRAFLGARIGVRPGAVVDARGAVLAEHEGVHGFTIGQRKGLGIAGPGPDGQPRYVTGIDAESGTVRVGGVEDLEVSMLRGERPVFTSGVAFAGPVECQVQVRAHGGLADAVASYDDRVLSVDLREPLRGVAPGQTMVIYRPDPEGDEVLASATISGTDR; encoded by the coding sequence ATGCGAGTTCTGGTTGCGATGAGCGGCGGCGTCGACTCCTCGGTCGCCGCGGCCCGGATGGTCGACGCCGGACACGACGTGGTCGGGGTCCACCTGGCGCTGTCGGCGACCCCGGGGACGCTGCGCACCGGCTCGCGGGGGTGCTGCTCGAAGGAGGACGCGGGCGACGCCCGCCGGGTCGCCGATGTGCTCGACATCCCTTTCTACGTCTGGGATTTCGCGGACCGCTTCAAGGCGGACGTGATCGACGATTTCGTCGCGTCCTACGAACGCGGTGAGACGCCGAACCCGTGTGTGCGGTGCAACGAGAAGATCAAGTTCTCCGCCCTGGCCGGGCGTGCGCTGGCGCTCGGTTTCGACGCGCTGGCCACCGGCCACTACGCGCGGTTGGCCGACGGCCGGTTGCGTCGTGCGGTCGATCACGACAAGGACCAGTCCTACGTGCTGGGAGTGCTGACCGCCGAGCAGTTGCGCCACGCGGTGTTCCCGATCGGTGACACCCCCAAGGCGCAGATCCGCGCGGAGGCCGCGCAACGCGGACTGGCCGTGGCCGACAAGCCCGACAGCCACGACATCTGCTTCATCCCGTCCGGTGACACCCGGGCGTTCCTCGGCGCGCGGATCGGGGTGCGGCCCGGCGCGGTGGTCGACGCGCGCGGCGCGGTACTCGCCGAACACGAAGGCGTGCACGGATTCACGATCGGTCAGCGCAAGGGGCTCGGTATTGCCGGGCCCGGTCCGGACGGGCAGCCGCGGTACGTCACCGGGATCGACGCGGAGAGCGGCACGGTGCGCGTCGGAGGTGTCGAGGACCTCGAGGTCTCGATGCTGCGCGGCGAGCGCCCGGTGTTCACCTCCGGAGTGGCGTTCGCCGGCCCGGTGGAATGCCAGGTGCAGGTGCGGGCACACGGCGGACTGGCCGATGCGGTCGCGTCCTATGACGACCGGGTGCTGTCGGTGGATCTGCGCGAGCCCCTGCGCGGCGTGGCGCCGGGGCAGACGATGGTGATCTACCGCCCCGATCCGGAAGGCGACGAAGTGCTCGCCAGCGCCACGATCAGCGGAACCGACCGCTAG
- a CDS encoding cysteine desulfurase family protein translates to MTSHKSVYLDHAATTPMHPAAIEAMTAVLTTVGNASSLHGAGRLARRRMEEARETLARLLGARPSEIIFCAGGTESDNLAVKGIFWARRDADPRRRRIVTTPIEHHAVLDAVEWLVDHEGAEVTWLPVASDGSVAPAALREVLESCDDVALVSVMWANNEVGTVQPIGELAAVAAEFGVPMHSDAVQAVGQVPVDFGASGLSAMSVTAHKFGGPTGIGALLLRRDTACVPLLHGGGQERDVRSGTADVAGAVAMAAAARIAVEGLDAYRTRVSALRDRLIDGVLAAIDDTYVNGARADRLPGNAHFTFRGCEGDSLLMLLDAKGIECSTGSACTAGVAQPSHVLIAMGADPASARGSLRLSLGHTSTDADVDAALQALPAAVERARQAALAASGMVD, encoded by the coding sequence ATGACCTCGCATAAGTCGGTCTACCTCGACCACGCCGCGACCACCCCGATGCACCCCGCTGCCATCGAGGCGATGACGGCTGTGCTGACCACCGTCGGCAACGCATCGTCGCTGCACGGGGCGGGCCGACTGGCGCGCCGCCGGATGGAGGAGGCCCGCGAGACGCTGGCCCGCCTGCTGGGCGCGCGCCCGTCGGAGATCATCTTCTGCGCCGGCGGCACCGAGAGCGACAACCTGGCGGTCAAGGGCATCTTCTGGGCCCGCCGCGACGCCGATCCGCGGCGTCGCCGCATCGTGACCACGCCGATCGAACACCACGCCGTCCTCGATGCGGTGGAGTGGCTGGTCGACCACGAGGGCGCCGAGGTGACGTGGCTGCCCGTGGCTTCCGACGGGTCGGTGGCCCCGGCCGCGCTGCGTGAGGTGCTGGAGTCCTGCGACGACGTGGCGCTGGTGTCGGTCATGTGGGCGAACAACGAGGTCGGCACCGTACAGCCGATCGGCGAGCTGGCCGCGGTCGCCGCGGAGTTCGGCGTCCCGATGCACAGCGATGCGGTGCAGGCCGTCGGCCAGGTCCCGGTGGACTTCGGAGCCAGCGGCCTCTCGGCGATGAGCGTGACCGCGCACAAGTTCGGTGGACCCACCGGAATCGGCGCGCTGCTGCTGCGGCGGGACACCGCCTGCGTGCCGCTGCTGCACGGCGGGGGTCAGGAGCGCGACGTGCGTTCGGGGACTGCCGACGTCGCCGGGGCGGTCGCCATGGCGGCGGCGGCCCGGATCGCGGTCGAAGGGCTCGACGCCTACCGGACCCGGGTGTCCGCGCTGCGTGACCGGTTGATCGACGGCGTGCTGGCGGCGATCGACGACACCTATGTCAACGGCGCCCGCGCGGACCGCCTGCCGGGTAACGCGCACTTCACGTTTCGGGGATGCGAAGGCGATTCGCTGCTGATGCTGTTGGACGCCAAGGGAATCGAGTGTTCGACCGGCTCAGCGTGTACCGCCGGGGTGGCGCAGCCGTCGCACGTGCTGATCGCCATGGGTGCCGATCCGGCCAGTGCCCGGGGTTCACTGCGGCTGTCGCTGGGCCACACCAGTACCGACGCGGACGTCGACGCCGCCCTGCAGGCGCTGCCCGCTGCGGTCGAGAGGGCGCGCCAGGCCGCGCTCGCGGCTTCGGGGATGGTGGACTGA
- a CDS encoding GNAT family N-acetyltransferase translates to MSAASVLIAADRPAAADTPRYSLLLTNDPDLIAAAQRLRHDVFTTEPGFALTGAADGRDADRFDEFCDHLLVREETSGELVGCYRMLPPPGAIAAGGLYTATEFDVRALDPLRPSMVEMGRAVVRPDHRNGGVVLLMWAGILAYLDRCDYDFVTGCVSVPVAGAAGEPAGSRLRGVRDFVRRRHAAPERYTVHPYRPVVVDGRGLDDIAPPPRPTVPPLMRGYLRLGAQVCGEPAHDPDFGVGDFPALLDKRDADTRYLRRLRSAAAAGDLANGVAP, encoded by the coding sequence ATGAGCGCTGCTTCTGTACTCATCGCCGCCGATCGCCCCGCGGCGGCGGACACTCCGCGGTATTCGCTGCTGTTGACCAATGACCCGGACCTCATCGCCGCCGCCCAGCGGTTGCGGCACGACGTGTTCACCACCGAACCCGGCTTCGCGCTGACCGGAGCTGCCGACGGCCGTGATGCCGACCGTTTCGACGAGTTCTGCGACCACCTCCTCGTCCGCGAGGAGACGTCGGGTGAGCTGGTCGGCTGCTACCGGATGCTGCCCCCGCCGGGCGCCATCGCGGCGGGCGGCCTCTACACCGCCACCGAGTTCGACGTGCGGGCGCTGGACCCGCTGCGGCCCTCGATGGTCGAGATGGGCCGCGCCGTGGTGCGCCCCGACCACCGCAACGGCGGTGTGGTGCTGCTCATGTGGGCCGGCATCCTGGCCTACCTCGACCGCTGCGACTACGACTTCGTCACCGGCTGCGTGTCCGTCCCGGTCGCCGGCGCGGCGGGCGAACCCGCGGGCAGCCGGCTGCGCGGCGTCCGTGACTTCGTGCGGCGCCGCCACGCCGCACCCGAGCGCTACACCGTGCACCCGTACCGGCCGGTGGTCGTGGACGGCCGCGGCCTCGACGACATCGCGCCGCCACCGCGGCCGACCGTGCCGCCGTTGATGCGCGGCTACCTGCGGTTGGGTGCGCAGGTGTGCGGCGAGCCGGCGCACGATCCGGACTTCGGCGTCGGGGACTTCCCGGCGTTGCTGGACAAGCGCGACGCCGACACCCGCTATCTGCGCCGGCTGCGGTCGGCGGCAGCGGCCGGCGACCTCGCGAACGGGGTGGCGCCATGA
- a CDS encoding lysophospholipid acyltransferase family protein, with the protein MTLTSEHAWLQRATCDASCVHAGADRPGRRWWVAVRTGMRICAAVSLFSCVWLLAVPMPGRWHVQRAYCRLLLRSFGVRISVSGGPIRNLRGVLVVSGHVSWLDIFTIGAVLPGSFVARADLVDWPALGPVVRLMKVIPIDRGSLRRLPAVVQTVAERLGAGHTVVAFPEGTTWCGLGYGRFRPAMFQAAVNARRPVQPLRLTYRHLDGRLSTVPAFVGDDSLMASIRRVVTARRTVCHVGVESLQLPGEDRRDLAARCETAVRGAASAPATAHALAA; encoded by the coding sequence ATGACACTGACGTCCGAACACGCTTGGCTGCAGCGCGCCACCTGCGACGCCAGTTGCGTCCACGCCGGCGCCGACCGACCGGGCCGCCGGTGGTGGGTGGCGGTCCGCACCGGGATGCGGATCTGTGCGGCCGTGTCGCTGTTCTCGTGCGTGTGGCTGCTGGCGGTGCCGATGCCCGGCCGCTGGCACGTGCAGCGGGCATACTGCCGTCTGCTCCTGCGCAGCTTCGGCGTGCGGATCTCGGTGTCCGGCGGCCCCATCCGCAACCTGCGCGGGGTCCTCGTCGTCAGCGGGCACGTCTCCTGGCTGGACATCTTCACCATCGGCGCGGTGCTGCCCGGATCGTTCGTCGCGCGGGCGGACCTGGTGGACTGGCCCGCGCTGGGACCCGTCGTGCGGCTGATGAAGGTGATCCCGATCGACCGGGGGAGTTTGCGCCGGCTTCCCGCCGTCGTGCAAACCGTGGCCGAGCGGCTGGGCGCAGGACACACCGTCGTCGCGTTCCCGGAGGGCACCACCTGGTGCGGGCTGGGTTACGGGCGGTTCCGTCCGGCGATGTTCCAGGCTGCGGTGAACGCCCGCCGGCCGGTGCAACCGCTGCGCCTGACCTACCGGCACCTCGACGGACGGTTGTCGACCGTGCCGGCGTTCGTCGGCGACGACTCCCTGATGGCGTCGATCCGCCGGGTGGTCACCGCCCGCCGCACCGTGTGCCACGTCGGCGTCGAATCGCTGCAGCTGCCGGGTGAGGACCGCCGCGACCTCGCGGCCCGCTGCGAGACGGCTGTCCGCGGCGCCGCCTCGGCGCCCGCGACCGCCCACGCGCTGGCCGCCTGA